From the genome of Deltaproteobacteria bacterium, one region includes:
- the clpX gene encoding ATP-dependent Clp protease ATP-binding subunit ClpX has translation MSTKKDDGTLRCSFCGKNQREVKKLIAGPNAFICNECVDLCNEIIIEDYESQQESFGTKKTTPKPNEINAFLDKYVIGQEQAKKILSVAVHNHYKRIDSHLKADDVEIQKSNILLLGPTGTGKTLLAQTLARFLDVPFTIADATTLTEAGYVGEDVENIVLSLIQNAHYDIERAQRGIVYIDEIDKLSRKSDSPSITRDVSGEGVQQALLKLVEGTIAHVPPKGGRKHPEQDYFHVDTTNILFICGGTFDGIEKIISKRIGVKSMGFGADLSGTRGKTLSELLTLAEPEDLIKYGIIPELVGRLPVQAPMEELTEGMLVDILTKPRNALIKQYQKLFAMEGVKLMFTHDALVLIAREAIKRRSGARGLRSIMENVMLDVMYEIPSHVDVKECIINEDVVTHRREPLLAYEKKLEAGGGNQ, from the coding sequence TTGTCTACAAAAAAAGATGATGGGACATTAAGATGTTCTTTCTGCGGCAAAAACCAGAGAGAGGTAAAAAAACTCATAGCTGGTCCCAATGCCTTTATCTGTAACGAGTGTGTGGATCTATGTAACGAGATCATAATAGAGGACTACGAATCCCAGCAGGAGTCGTTTGGTACAAAAAAAACTACCCCAAAGCCCAACGAGATTAATGCATTCCTTGATAAGTATGTAATAGGACAGGAGCAGGCTAAAAAAATATTATCGGTAGCAGTCCACAATCACTACAAGAGGATAGATTCACATTTAAAGGCCGATGATGTTGAGATACAGAAGAGCAACATATTGCTTCTGGGCCCTACAGGTACCGGTAAGACTTTGCTGGCACAAACGCTTGCCAGGTTCCTTGATGTTCCCTTTACAATAGCAGACGCAACGACTCTTACAGAGGCAGGCTACGTAGGCGAAGATGTAGAAAATATTGTCCTAAGTCTTATACAAAATGCGCATTATGATATAGAAAGGGCACAAAGGGGTATAGTGTATATTGACGAGATAGATAAGCTGTCCCGTAAATCTGACAGTCCATCCATAACAAGGGATGTTTCCGGCGAAGGGGTACAGCAGGCATTATTAAAACTCGTAGAAGGGACTATTGCACATGTTCCGCCCAAGGGTGGAAGAAAACACCCTGAGCAGGATTATTTTCATGTTGACACAACCAATATCCTGTTTATATGCGGAGGTACATTTGACGGTATAGAAAAGATTATATCCAAACGTATAGGTGTCAAATCAATGGGTTTTGGAGCTGATCTAAGCGGGACAAGGGGCAAGACTTTATCGGAACTGCTTACGCTTGCAGAACCGGAAGACCTGATAAAGTACGGCATAATACCCGAGCTTGTCGGCAGGCTGCCTGTACAGGCACCAATGGAAGAACTTACGGAAGGTATGCTTGTAGATATTCTGACAAAACCAAGAAACGCACTTATCAAACAGTATCAAAAGCTTTTTGCCATGGAAGGTGTAAAGCTCATGTTTACACACGATGCCCTTGTTTTAATTGCCAGAGAAGCAATAAAGAGGAGATCCGGCGCAAGGGGATTACGGTCTATAATGGAAAATGTAATGCTTGATGTCATGTATGAAATTCCATCCCACGTGGATGTGAAAGAATGTATCATAAATGAAGATGTTGTAACACACAGAAGAGAACCGTTGTTAGCTTATGAAAAAAAATTGGAAGCAGGGGGAGGGAATCAGTAA
- the clpP gene encoding ATP-dependent Clp endopeptidase proteolytic subunit ClpP, whose amino-acid sequence MLIPMVIEQTSKGERAYDIYSRLLKERIIFIGAPIDDELANLVIAQLLFLEAEDPEKDISIYINSPGGVVTAGLAIYDTIQYIKPNITTMCIGQAASMGAVLLAAGVKGKRFALPHARVMIHQPSGGLQGKASEIDIHAKEILKLRSEINSILSSHTGQSIDKIEADTERDFFMSGEEAISYGIIDTVVAKRAEIKI is encoded by the coding sequence ATGCTTATACCAATGGTGATAGAACAGACTTCAAAAGGCGAGAGGGCTTATGATATATACTCGAGGCTGCTAAAGGAGAGGATCATATTCATAGGTGCACCTATAGATGATGAGCTTGCCAACCTTGTTATTGCACAATTACTTTTCCTTGAGGCAGAGGATCCCGAAAAAGACATATCTATTTATATCAATTCACCTGGCGGAGTAGTTACAGCCGGTCTTGCCATATATGATACGATCCAGTACATCAAACCGAACATAACCACGATGTGCATTGGTCAGGCAGCAAGTATGGGTGCTGTACTTCTCGCAGCAGGCGTAAAAGGTAAAAGGTTTGCATTACCTCACGCGAGGGTCATGATTCACCAGCCTTCCGGCGGATTGCAGGGCAAGGCATCGGAGATCGATATACACGCGAAAGAGATACTAAAATTACGTTCCGAGATAAATTCGATATTAAGCTCGCATACCGGTCAATCCATAGATAAGATAGAAGCGGATACGGAGAGAGATTTTTTTATGAGTGGCGAAGAAGCGATATCTTATGGTATAATAGATACCGTGGTAGCCAAGAGAGCTGAAATAAAGATATAG